A genomic region of Corticium candelabrum chromosome 6, ooCorCand1.1, whole genome shotgun sequence contains the following coding sequences:
- the LOC134181220 gene encoding pleckstrin homology domain-containing family F member 2-like, with protein MAHRLVHSEANARRIACVESAFGGSGQPLAAPGRVLVGEGVLTKLCRKKPKPRQFFLFSDILVYGNILMNKKRYNKQHILALEDVELESLEDDGPLRHGWQIISSKKSFAVFAATATEKSEWMAHIRKCVNDLFSKSGKKATKDRAAVWVPDSEAPVCMVCTKTKFSAITRRHHCRKCGLVVCNKCSSKKFSLPNISAKPLRVCDNCYDSLAR; from the exons ATGGCCCACAGACTCG TTCACAGCGAAGCGAACGCGAGACGAATCGCATGCGTCGAGAGCGCATTCGGAGGCTCCGGGCAG CCGCTCGCCGCTCCCGGTCGAGTTCTTGTCGGCGAGGGCGTGCTGACGAAACTGTGCAGGAAGAAACCGAAGCCGCGCCAGTTTTTCTTGTTCAGCGACATTCTCGTCTACGGCAATATCTTGATGAATAAGAAGCGG TACAATAAACAGCACATACTTGCACTGGAGGATGTCGAGTTGGAGTCACTGGAGGATGATGGAC CGCTACGGCATGGTTGGCAGATAATTAGTTCAAAGAAGTCGTTTGCTGTGTTTGCTGCTACTGCGACCGAGAAGTCAGAATGGATGGCGCATATTAGGAAATGCGTGAATGATCTATTCTCAAAAA GTGGAAAGAAGGCTACGAAAGATCGTGCCGCAGTGTGGGTACCAGACAGTGAAGCGCCAGTCTGCATGGTGTGtactaaaacaaaattttcagCAATAACTCGACGA catcaTTGTCGGAAGTGTGGGTTGGTAGTATGTAACAAGTGCTCTTCGAAGAAATTTTCTCTGCCGAATATATCGGCTAAGCCTCTTCGTGTCTGTGATAACTGCTATGATTCGTTGGCAAGGTAA
- the LOC134180875 gene encoding uncharacterized protein LOC134180875, which yields MVIVLQVISKCLIRHYSEMSIVSIFLDIRKCSPEDLCVALEEANEIRKEEMSVSFKVIGCDEYFGNDGINQSTQLQSIMHTKLTLWHHLITTPTIGRSLTNQRRLFCSQDADSLSQESPSSLYQIPSNPERNLPDSDDEDDTYSDPTLMDPPALPPKKRGSSGDRVRSLEGSSAEEADEEDDIQLSAPVVPQFYTDTAEHM from the exons ATGGTGATCGTGCTGCAAGTTATTAGCAAGTGCCTTATAAGGCATTACTCTGAAATGTCTATTGTGAGTATATTTTTGGATATTAGAAAGTGTAGCCCTGAGGACTTATGTGTTGCCCTGGAAGAAGCAAATGAGATTAGGAAAGAGG AGATGAGTGTCTCATTTAAAGTCATTGGGTGTGATGAGTATTTTGGGAATGACGGCA TTAACCAATCGACTCAACTCCAATCCATTATGCATACCAAATTGACACTGTGGCATCATCTCATAACGACACCCACGATTGGTCGTTCCCTCACTAACCAGAGACGTTTGTTTTGTAGTCAAGACGCCGACTCTCTCTCTCAAGAATCTCCATCCAGCCTATACCAGATTCCCTCTAACCCCGAACGTAACCTTCCAGACAGTGATGACGAG GACGACACGTACTCGGATCCCACCCTAATGGACCCGCCCGCTCTACCCCCTAAGAAAAGAGGAAGTTCCGGAGATCGAGTTCGATCACTGGAAGGATCGTCGGCAGAGGAAGCAGACGAAGAGGACGACATTCAACTATCAGCACCG GTTGTGCCTCAATTTTACACAGACACAGCAGAGCACATGTGA